CAACGGCTACACAAACCTGCCGGATGTGGTCCAGCCCAGCCACTCGCCCACTGAGAGCAGCAAAGGTCAAAGCCCCCCCTTGAAGGATGGAGGCAGTGATGTAAGTGGGTGCAGGCAGGCCCACGGGGATAGGGGAGGGTGTTGGCAGTGGGCAGGAGATCAGGGGGTTCCTGGGGGTACTGCACTGGGTGGGCAGAGCACCTGGGAGCCAGGATTCCCCAGGGAGGACCCTGGGGCCTAGGAACCATGGCTGGGGGTGGGCCACTGGCTGGGCCTCACGTGTCTGCCTgactgctgcccccaccccccacagtacCAGTCTCGTGGGCTGGTGAAGGCCCCTGGCAAGAGCTCCTTCACGATGTTTGTGGACCTAGGCATCTACCAGCCCGGAGGCAGTGGGGACACCATACCCATCACAGGTGAGGAGGGAAGGACAGCTCTGCCATGAGGCCTGAAGAGGGGCAAAGGTAACGGTCTGGTGATGTGGCTTCACAAAGTTATCATCCTGCCCTTTGACCTGAGTACCTGCCCTGGCACAGGGGTAACAAGAGCTTCTGAGGCCACTCAGAATGCTCAGAGCTGCATAGGGATCTACGTGGTAGAACGAGGACTTTGCCAGGCCTCTTGGCTCTGTTTTGGCTCCTCAGGGCACCTCTTCcattctctgtccttcccttcccttctgagcATTCCGAGGGGCTGAGACTGAGGGTGAGGGCAGGGTAAGGAGAGACAGGGCCAAGGAGCCCCAGCCCACCAcactgcccctctctcctccGCAGCCCTAGTGGGTGGAGAGGCCAGTCGGCTTGATCAGTATGATGTGCGGAAAGGCTCTGTGGTCAACGTGAACCCCACCAACACACGGGCCCACAGTGAAACCCCCGAGATTCGAAAGTACAAGAAGCGATTCAATTCAGAGATCCTCTGTGCAGCCCTCTGGGGTAAGCCACGgctgggaaggagaagaggagcctGGTGCGTCCCTGCACTCCTGATCCGGTGAGGGCCCGGCTCTGCCCTGACCTGCCCAAGGGCTCCTGTTGCAGGTGTCAACCTGCTGGTGGGCACGGAGAACGGGCTGATGTTGCTGGACCGAAGCGGGCAGGGCAAGGTGTATGGACTCATTGGGCGGCGGCGTTTCCAGCAGATGGATGTGCTGGAGGGACTCAACTTGCTCATCACCATCTCAGGTGTGTGCGTGGAGTACAGGGGCGGGGAccaggctgggaagagggggcTCAGCTCCTTGGCTCTCTGACACCATCGTCAGTCTGGGCAGAGGGAAACCTTGGTCCAAGAGCGAGTAGGTGGGGCCACTTCTCTCAGCCCTTGTGGTATGCAGAAAAAGATGGAGGGGAGGCAGATTCTTGACCTTCAttaaggaagtgtgtgtgtgtgtgtgtgtgtgtgtgtgtctcctcgTCCCTCAGGGAAAAGGAACAAACTGCGGGTGTATTACCTGTCCTGGCTCCGGAACAAGATTCTGCACAATGACCCAGAAGTGGAGAAGAAGCAGGGCTGGACCACCGTGGGGGACATGGAGGGCTGCGGGCATTACCGTGTTGGTGAGGAGGGCACAACAGAGTGGCCAGGGCACATTTGttcatgaaaagagaaaaatggtggCTTGGGCTCAAGGGTCCTGAAGCCAGAGACTTGGGTCCTGGCATTGGGGGTGTAATGACGGACCTGTGGGAGGAAGCTGGCAGCCCAAGGAGGGATGTCCCAGTGTCCCTCTTCTTTCCTGCCCCCAGTGAAATACGAACGTATTAAGTTCCTGGTCATCGCCCTGAAGAACTCCGTAGAGGTGTATGCCTGGGCCCCCAAACCCTACCACAAATTCATGGCCTTCAAGGTAATCCCAGCCTCAGCCCCCCGACCCTGTTGCAAGGTCTGACTCCTCCGCCTGTGTCCCCTGaccccttctctcctccacagTCCTTTGCTGACCTGCCTCACCGCCCTCTGCTGGTAGACCTGACAGTAGAGGAGGGACAGCGGCTCAAGGTCATCTATGGCTCCAGCGCCGGCTTCCACGCAGTAGATGTCGACTCGGGGAACAGCTACGACATCTACATCCCTGTCCATGTAAGTGTGGCGGGGCCGTGGGTGGAAGTGGACCACCAGTCTGCGTTCCAGACTCAGGGAGTGCAGCCCGCTTTCTCCTCCCCAGATCCAGAGCCAGATCACTCCCCACGCCATCATCTTCCTCCCCAACACCGATGGCATGGAGATGCTGCTGTGCTACGAGGACGAGGGCGTGTACGTCAACACGTACGGGCGGATCATTAAGGACGTGGTGCTGCAGTGGGGAGAGATGCCCACCTCTGTGGGTGAGTGTGGTGCCGGTCCCAGCCGCAGGCCTCGTCTCCCCGGGCTGGCCTGGGAGtgggcctgggctgcagcccacTCACTGCCCCACGTCTGCCTTCTCCTGCAGCCTACATCTGCTCCAACCAGATAATGGGCTGGGGCGAGAAAGCCATTGAGATCCGCTCCGTGGAGACAGGCCACCTGGATGGGGTCTTCATGCACAAACGAGCTCAGAGGCTCAAGTTCCTGTGCGAGCGGAATGACAAGGTGGGTGCCCTGGCCCCTGGAAAAGTGCCAAGGCCCTGCATGGGGTTGGCTCCAAAACCCTCAGTCCCCACCAAGGAGGTGACAGTTGTGGAGCCTTTCTAATAGGGGGCCATTGGGGAACATAATACTCAGTTATGTCctgttctcccttccccttcagtTTCCGGCAGCTGACCCTTTCCTGCCAGAGGTCTAGCAGCTGCCCTCTGCCCCAAGCATTTCTGCCCTTTAGGGGGATGGCGGTAACTCTGAGAAACGAAACTTtgtggtttctctctccctctcccaattAATTGAGCCCCACTTCCTTGGTgacttcttctctttctcacccaGGTATTCTTTGCCTCAGTCCGCTCCGGAGGCAGCAGCCAAGTTTACTTTATGACCCTGAACCGCAACTGCATCATGAACTGGTGAcagaccctgggctggggctctCCCACAtgaacccagctctctccccacaGCCAGACTTCCCAGGCCGCCCTGCTTCCCCCTCCTTGGGCTTTTGCTTTTACTGATTTGATTCACTGGAGCCTGCTGGGAACGTGACCTCCGACCCCTGATGCTTTTGTGATCACGTGACCACCCTCTTCCCCAACATGTTCTCTCCCCAAAACTGTGCCTGTCCCATCTTCTGGGGAGAGGCACAGCTTCCCCTTAACAGGAACTGAGTGGGCCTAGCCCCATCCCCCCTTTTCTCCACTAAAGAGGAGAGTGCTTGGGGCTTGGGCCCCATGCCCCACGCCCCACTGCTGCTGactgggcagggccctgggcccctTTATTTGCACGTCAGGGGAGCCGGCTCCCCCCTTGAATGTACCAGACCCTGGGGGGGTGTCACTGGGCCCTAGGTTTTAGTGGGGGGTCACCAGCCACTCCAGGGGCAGGgaccatttcctcattttctgaaAGCACTTTAAtgattcccctccccccaaatcccaGGGAATGGAAGGGGGACCCCGCCAGCCAAAACATCTCCCCCTTTACAACCTCCATCTCTTCTAGCCTCTGCCCTTccctggtggagggagggggcagggagctcTCACCCTCCACACCCACTTGCTTGCATCTGTATATAATGTGAGCAGCAAGTAACCCTGTTCCCTCCCTGTCCCTACCTCTCCTCATTGTAGTGGCCTTGGACATCCCGTTTGTTAATAAAGACAATTCAACCAGCTCCCACCATTTCAGGGCCcgttttattgttttctgtcaCAAGCCAGGGCAAGCAAGCAGAGTTGGGATgaaggggacagggtggggtAGAATCTACAATGAGTcttgtggggagggaggtgggcagtgcTGAGTCAAggaaacctagaagaaatggctGAGGGGGGACGGCCAGGGCCTCCTCAGCCTTAAACCTGTGGGCCTGTGGGGTACCTGCCCTGAGGGCACTTGGTCCCCTCCCAAAAAGAGACCTGGCTTCCTGGCTCCAGAATTCCTAAGTGCTGGCCCTGCGAAAGGGGTCCTTCCTGTGTGGCTATCCAGTAGACAAAGACAGGTCAGAAGCTTACAGGGCTACAGGGTCCCGTGGAGCTGGGGCCTGGTGAAACTGGGAGATCATCAAAGCTGAAGCTAGGATGGTCTTTGCTGTCCAGAGGATTGGCATCCACGAGCCTGCTCGAATAACCGTCTGCCCTCCTGATCCCTGCATAGTGACCAGCATACCCACTTGTGCGCACACGTGTGCTTATGAAGCACTGATTTATTATCAGCAGTGGTAAAGAGTCATAATATAGCAGTGGCAGAAACTTGTTTTTCAAAATCTATTTCCTTGAGGAAATGGATAGGAAGTTGAAGTCCGAGCGGCCACCGCCCAGGTCTACATACACGGCGGGTAGGGCAGTTCAGGCACTTGGTTGAAGTAGCCCCCGAGGAAGATGACGCTGGAGCCCACACTGAAGAGCACCAGAGCAGCCCAGAAGCAGATGTTGTCTAGGGCCTTCCCCATGCGCATCCAGTCGGACACCTCCTGGGGAGAGACAGGCACAGAGTCCCGACAGGCTGCAGCAGCCTGCAGCACGAGAGctaggggggcgggggggggggtggatctCTGCAGCGCCCACCCCACCTCTGGCTCCTGCCCCACCTCTCCAGTGGCCTCCTGGTCTCGCGTGCTCTCTGCCACGAAGTTTACAGCATCCACACAGCAGCGGATCTCGGGGGCAGCGGCACCCAGGCTCTGGCAGAGGGCAGCTGCAGGAAGGGTGGCCAGTAGCCTCTGGATTATTAggggcctcctcccaccccctagcccccacccacccccgctgCAAGCGACCCCAATGGCCCACCCGGGCCACTCTGCTTACCGGTCCAGGGGCCCTGCCGGTACCTCTGCCCTTCAAACACGAGCTCGCTCCGCGGCTTTTTTAGTATCAGCTCCTCTGCGCGAAGCAATATTCCCACAGAGGATGCACGCCTCGGAGGCGAGGAGGCCCGGGGGGGCTCGGGGGGCACGCCTGAGCCCAAGAGGCGTGGCAGCAGCTCCAACAAGACCTaggggcaggctgggggtggTAATCAGCTTGAAGTcccgcctccctgccccccaccccgccaccgcTCGCCCTCCGCTTACGTGACGCAGCTGCGGGGACGTGGCATGAGTAGTGGGCGTCCGCAAAGACACGTTGAGCACGATGACGCAATTCATAACAATGAGCGTGGCGACCACCATAACAAAAATGAGGTACCTGGGGAGCCCGGAGTGCGTGACATCACAGCCTCCCCAGGCCCCGGGAGTCAGTTAGAGCCGAGGGTCCTTTGATCTCACAAACACACGCCTTCGCAGGAGGAGGAGTGAGGCCTCCCTCAGCTCAGGGGCTTCTTCTCTGCGGGGCTGTACGCGCGTGCCCtggcccttctctctctctccctccctccctccctccctccctccctccctccctcctgccgcCCGTGGCAGCCATGAAGTGGACCCCCAGCTCCCTGGAAACCCTGCTGTGGGTCTACCACTCCCGCAGTTCCACGGAGGTGAGGTGGTGCCATGGCCTGTCACCTCAAGACCCTCTGGAGCGGAGGTTCAGAGAGCTTAAGTCCCTGGAGCCGCGGGAGCCAAAGAAGCCGCCGGCCCCGAAGCCCGCCCTAGGGCTGATGCTAAGAGAAACCGTGCCCAGTGTCATTAACTTCGGAGCCACCTTGTTAGAGATGGGGCGCTGAGGGGCTGAGGAGGAACAGGGGAGGCGGATAGGGACCTCTGCAGCCCCCAACTAACCCCAGTACCCCCAATGAAGATCTCAGCCCTTTGGCTACAGCCGGAGGCGCGGCCACTAGAGAGCGACAACAGCAGCCCGGGCCCAGCCCCAAACAGGGCAGGGGGCTCGGCGAGCAGGCACTGCGGGCGCGAGCTTCTGGCTCCTGCTCCAGGGCGTGTGCCTGTGCCTATGTGGACCGGGTCTGCCAAGGGTCCGCCTCATTTCTGCAGCAATGTAGACGCCAGCTGGGCCTCAGAATCCCCGGGGAACCGGTGAGTTCAGGATGGGGAGGTGTTAGGGGCCAGAGGAGGCGCAGTTGGAGGCACTGAGCTGCCCTCCCCCTCAACAGATAGATACTCGGGAGACCTCAAAGTGGTGCGAGGACGGAGGACTAGAGAATCCACCgtagccccagccccaccctgcgtTCAAATAAAGCCCAAGAGGGGATGAGACAGCCAAAGCTGCTCCCAGAGTCATTGGTTTTGGCCTCACTCACCCCGACCGCACCCTTCCTCGCTCCGCCCCGTGCTTTTTCGGCTCCGCCCTTGCCCTTCGCGCTAGCCACGCCCCCGCCTGGGCACTGATGGGTCCCCTGTTGCCCTCACCTGCCCAGCAGTGGCACGCTCAGAGACGTCTCTGGGGTTTTCTGGGCGATTAGGAACAAGAAGACGGTCTGGGCGAGTAGGACGTTGATGGATACGGTGCATTTCTGGCCACCAGCTGGAGGGAGCGCCCAGTAAGAGCAGatgcccctctcctcccccgAAACGAGCCTGGCTTTGGGGCTGGGGCGACTCCTTACCCTGCGCGGGCAGGAAGTAGGCGAGCAGCACCAGGCCTGAGATTAGCACACAGGGCACaatgatgttaatgatgtaaaagAGCGGCTTCCGGCGAATGATGAGCGTGTAGATGACGTCGGTGTCCCCTGGACCATCAGCGGAGCCACCGCCGTGGCGGCGGATCACCCCGGGGCAGAAGTCGATGGCCCACTCGCCGTTCTCTGCACGACAGGTGGCGCGGTCAGCCTGCTCTCAGGGTTGGGGCGCCCTGCTCTGAGGCTCCGCACCGGAGGGTGGGGGCCCAAAACCCCTGGCGGGGGAGAGTGTGGCAACTGTCTGgaccagggtgggtggggcaggtggtCTGGACTGCTTGGGCCTTGGGCCTTCGGCATGAGGCAAATGGGGCACGCGCGGAAAGGGCTGTGCGCGGTGAGGTACTGAACGACCGCGAGGAAGTAGGACTAGTCCGGCAATCGAGAATAATTTCAGGAAAGGGGCAAATCAAAGCGCGGTTGTCAAAGTCAATCCCCAGCACTGACGGTCTGGGGCAGCCCCATTTTGCAAATCTTTTCTCTGGGCCCCGTCTAGAAGCGGGTTTTCGGAGCAGGAGAGGACCTCACCAGTATAGGCCTCAGTGTCGATATCGATCTTGCTGATGGTCTCGCCTTCATCATCCACCGCAAAGACGAACTCCACCTCTTCCGCATTGTACGTCTGAGAGCTGcggagcccccaccccaggaactcAAATCCAAGTTTTAGCCTCAGGCCCTGCTCTGGAAGCTGGGATCTGTCTAGTAATAACGCCCCACCCCATTACTCAGATCACACCTAAGTATTTCCATCCCGGACTTCTAATTCCCTGGAGCAGCCCCAACCCCTTCTAGagtctggcccctcccccagcacaaaGCCCCGCCCCCACGTTAATATTGCCCTTATGGCCCGCCCCCTGCTCGCTTAATCCCGTAATGGCCCCGGGCCCCTGAGTGACACTGCCCACCGGAAAACCAGCGAGCAGTTCTGCCAGTCGAAGGGGAAGTAGGTGACTTCCACGGCGCAGGTGCTGCGGTAGATGGCGGGGGGCAACCAGCTCACTGAACCGCCCTCGTAGACCAGCACGTTGGCTTCGTGGGCCACGCCGAACTGGCCATCAATACTGTGGGCTCCCAGAAACTCAACGTTTGCGAGGTCCGCGGTCTCTGGCCCTTCATGCAacccgccctccccccaccccgccccaaccAGGTCCAACCCAGCCCCCTCAGGCCTCAGCGTCCTTCCAGCCAGGCTTCCGCTCGCTCGGTCCTCACTTGTTTTCCAGCACAATCTCTGGTAACCATACGAGTTTTGCAGGGACCCGCAGGGTTTCTATGCCCCCAAAGTCGTTCTTGCTGTAGTTGAGTCGGTAATCCTGCCAATCCTAAAGGGTGGCGACAAAAGGACGTGTGCCCTGCAACTCCCACCTGGTGCCGGGGAGGAGTTTGGGAGAAAGGGGTCCCCTGGGCAAGACCTCACACTGTCCTCCAGATCTGACTCACGATTCCAATCCAGACGCTGGTGGTGAGGGTCTCCTCTTTCTCGTTCTGCGAATGGGAGATTAGGATGATTGGAGTGGATTCAGAGCCGGAAGTGAGCTTTAGGACAGAGCTCAGCTGTTGGGGCTGGAAATGGAATGTTAAGCTCAGAGACCCCTTGGAGTGCAAGTAAGGTATCTTACCAGTGAGATGAGGTTGGTCAGGGTGACCTTGAGTGTGATGGTGACAGTGTCCTCAGACCGTCTCACTGGCCTGTGTCCTGGGTCATAGTTGTCAAAAAGATGGTGATAAAGGCTCAACTCCTCATTCTTCCCCT
This window of the Desmodus rotundus isolate HL8 chromosome 9, HLdesRot8A.1, whole genome shotgun sequence genome carries:
- the CHRNE gene encoding acetylcholine receptor subunit epsilon isoform X1; this encodes MAVALLSALFLLQLLGRGEGKNEELSLYHHLFDNYDPGHRPVRRSEDTVTITLKVTLTNLISLNEKEETLTTSVWIGIDWQDYRLNYSKNDFGGIETLRVPAKLVWLPEIVLENNIDGQFGVAHEANVLVYEGGSVSWLPPAIYRSTCAVEVTYFPFDWQNCSLVFRSQTYNAEEVEFVFAVDDEGETISKIDIDTEAYTENGEWAIDFCPGVIRRHGGGSADGPGDTDVIYTLIIRRKPLFYIINIIVPCVLISGLVLLAYFLPAQAGGQKCTVSINVLLAQTVFLFLIAQKTPETSLSVPLLGRYLIFVMVVATLIVMNCVIVLNVSLRTPTTHATSPQLRHVLLELLPRLLGSGVPPEPPRASSPPRRASSVGILLRAEELILKKPRSELVFEGQRYRQGPWTAALCQSLGAAAPEIRCCVDAVNFVAESTRDQEATGEEVSDWMRMGKALDNICFWAALVLFSVGSSVIFLGGYFNQVPELPYPPCM
- the CHRNE gene encoding acetylcholine receptor subunit epsilon isoform X2: MAVALLSALFLLQLLGRGEGKNEELSLYHHLFDNYDPGHRPVRRSEDTVTITLKVTLTNLISLNEKEETLTTSVWIGIDWQDYRLNYSKNDFGGIETLRVPAKLVWLPEIVLENNTCAVEVTYFPFDWQNCSLVFRSQTYNAEEVEFVFAVDDEGETISKIDIDTEAYTENGEWAIDFCPGVIRRHGGGSADGPGDTDVIYTLIIRRKPLFYIINIIVPCVLISGLVLLAYFLPAQAGGQKCTVSINVLLAQTVFLFLIAQKTPETSLSVPLLGRYLIFVMVVATLIVMNCVIVLNVSLRTPTTHATSPQLRHVLLELLPRLLGSGVPPEPPRASSPPRRASSVGILLRAEELILKKPRSELVFEGQRYRQGPWTAALCQSLGAAAPEIRCCVDAVNFVAESTRDQEATGEEVSDWMRMGKALDNICFWAALVLFSVGSSVIFLGGYFNQVPELPYPPCM
- the CHRNE gene encoding acetylcholine receptor subunit epsilon isoform X3, whose protein sequence is MAVALLSALFLLQLLGRGEGKNEELSLYHHLFDNYDPGHRPVRRSEDTVTITLKVTLTNLISLNEKEETLTTSVWIGIDWQDYRLNYSKNDFGGIETLRVPAKLVWLPEIVLENNSQTYNAEEVEFVFAVDDEGETISKIDIDTEAYTENGEWAIDFCPGVIRRHGGGSADGPGDTDVIYTLIIRRKPLFYIINIIVPCVLISGLVLLAYFLPAQAGGQKCTVSINVLLAQTVFLFLIAQKTPETSLSVPLLGRYLIFVMVVATLIVMNCVIVLNVSLRTPTTHATSPQLRHVLLELLPRLLGSGVPPEPPRASSPPRRASSVGILLRAEELILKKPRSELVFEGQRYRQGPWTAALCQSLGAAAPEIRCCVDAVNFVAESTRDQEATGEEVSDWMRMGKALDNICFWAALVLFSVGSSVIFLGGYFNQVPELPYPPCM
- the C9H17orf107 gene encoding LOW QUALITY PROTEIN: uncharacterized protein C17orf107 homolog (The sequence of the model RefSeq protein was modified relative to this genomic sequence to represent the inferred CDS: inserted 2 bases in 1 codon; deleted 1 base in 1 codon), with the translated sequence MKWTPSSLETLLWVYHSRSSTEVRWCHGLSPQDPLERRFRELKSLEPREPKKPPAPKPALGLMLRETVPSVINFGATLLEMGPLWLQPEARPLESDNSSPGPAPNXGQGARRAGTAGASFWLLLQGVCLCLCGPGLQGSASFLQQCRRQLGLRIPGEPVSSGWGGVRGQRRRSWRH